The genomic interval CCGCTCGCCACGGCGGCGGACGCGGTGGTCGGCTACCAGGCGTTCCTGCTCGCGGTCGGTGTCGTCGCGCTCGTCGGCGGTGGCGTTGCGCTCGCGGTCGTCGAGTAGCGAGTGTTCCGGTGAGCGACGGAGTTTAACCCCTCGGTGTGGTATGCCGTACCGATGAGTTCAGACCGGTTGACCGTGTCGCTCGACGAGGACGCCCGCGACGCGCTCGACACCATCACGAGCAAGACCGATAGTTCGCAGAGCGAACTGGTGCGGCGGGCGCTCACGTTTTACGCCGCGAACTACGAGGCGGCGAGCACGGACAGCTCGGAGAAACTGGAGGAGTACTACAAGATGTTGACGGGCGGCGAGCACGTCCTGCTCGACATCGACTTCCTCCACTGTTTTCTCGACCACGTGAAGGAGGACGGGGAGCCGAGGTCGGAGTTCGTCGCGGACGCCGACCAGGTCTCGGACTACCACGCCCAGGAGTACGTCGACCGGTTCGATTCGCTGGACGAACTCCTGGAGTGGCTGTCGCTCTGCGGGTTCCTGACGGTTCGGCGCACCACCGAGAACACGTACCACATCGTCTTCCCGTCGGCGGACATCCGCTGGTTCATGACGCGGTTCATCGAGCGGAGCGTCGAACCGCTCCCGTTCGACGTGACCATCAACCCGGGCGTTGCGAAGGTTCTCCTCGTCGAGGAGTAGTCTGGACGTTCGGTCACAAACTGGTCTGTCTCTTTCTGGTTCGTACGTCCTCTGCGACGATTCATATTCGATTCGCACTCGTTCACACGCGATATGCGTGGTGTGTGCATTCCTCACAAGTACCACTAAGTGGGTGCTTTGGTAGTGGTACTCTATGGCACAAGACGACTCGTTCGCCGACCGCCTGACCCGTCGTCGCGCGATGCGCCTCGGTGGCGCGGCCGGTGCCGCCGGCCTGACGGGCCTCGCCGGCTGTCTCGACAGCCTGCAGAACAGCGGGAACAGTAGTAGCGGAAGCATCGACGTGGGCGCGGTTCTCCCGTTCAGCGGGGATCTCAGCGACTTCGGCGCGCCGATGCAGAACGCGCTCCGGATGGCCGAAGAGGACATCAACGCCGCGGGCGGCCCGCTCGGCCGCGAACTCAACGTCCACTTCGAGGACTCCACGTCGTCCTCGACGGACGGCGTGA from Salarchaeum japonicum carries:
- a CDS encoding ribbon-helix-helix protein, CopG family, whose protein sequence is MSSDRLTVSLDEDARDALDTITSKTDSSQSELVRRALTFYAANYEAASTDSSEKLEEYYKMLTGGEHVLLDIDFLHCFLDHVKEDGEPRSEFVADADQVSDYHAQEYVDRFDSLDELLEWLSLCGFLTVRRTTENTYHIVFPSADIRWFMTRFIERSVEPLPFDVTINPGVAKVLLVEE